The following are encoded together in the Erwinia sp. E602 genome:
- a CDS encoding TolC family outer membrane protein has translation MLTGALIPYHSAFAEALDEDSPARISANRLVPQQDLPSLTGVVPEQFQDKSPPTLNISQAVQRAVQWHPDIAEQVGKLFEQDEQVNYARSKYYPQISGGINNSIANNYAGHGYSPGLVLSISQMLYDFGKVDSSVRSASAGVAQQQANVLVSIDKIGHDTAAALVQVQGYQQLVNIAQQQLDSLNSIGGLAQQRNDEGASSLSDVVQTNTRIEGARATLMQYRANLDRWRATLATYLGWQAVNKVSDDFPKKLQNACQVMQPDDRLIPTVLAAWAAANKAQAGVDYANAQRMPTISLEPTVTHYLNDKYPNSATIDRTQYSANLRVEMPLYQGGGLDATRNAAQHTLEAANAQVRSARLQARQQLSASQNEALSLSTTLAIQARQQALGQKTRELYQQQYLELGTRQLLDVLNAEQEIYQSRFTEQQTIAQLRTLQLDCLYSTGHIRSAFALDNQTIQQVEIQP, from the coding sequence ATGCTGACCGGCGCACTTATTCCTTACCATTCAGCCTTCGCCGAAGCGCTGGATGAAGACTCCCCCGCGCGCATCAGCGCCAATCGTTTAGTCCCCCAGCAGGATCTGCCCAGCCTGACCGGCGTGGTCCCCGAGCAGTTTCAGGATAAAAGCCCACCGACGCTGAACATCAGCCAGGCGGTGCAGCGCGCCGTGCAGTGGCACCCTGATATTGCCGAACAGGTGGGAAAACTGTTTGAGCAGGACGAGCAGGTGAACTACGCCCGCTCCAAATACTATCCGCAGATTAGCGGCGGCATTAACAACAGCATTGCCAACAACTACGCCGGCCACGGCTACAGCCCCGGCCTGGTGTTATCCATTTCACAGATGCTGTATGACTTTGGCAAAGTCGACAGCTCGGTGCGTTCCGCCAGTGCCGGCGTGGCGCAGCAGCAGGCTAACGTACTGGTGTCCATCGATAAAATTGGCCACGATACCGCCGCTGCCTTAGTCCAGGTGCAGGGTTATCAGCAGCTGGTAAACATTGCCCAGCAGCAGTTAGATTCACTCAACAGCATCGGCGGCCTGGCGCAGCAGCGCAACGATGAAGGCGCCAGCTCGCTCTCCGACGTGGTGCAGACCAACACCCGTATCGAAGGTGCGCGGGCGACCTTAATGCAGTATCGTGCCAACCTTGACCGCTGGCGCGCCACCCTGGCCACCTATCTCGGCTGGCAGGCGGTCAATAAAGTCAGCGACGATTTTCCGAAAAAACTGCAGAACGCCTGCCAGGTGATGCAGCCGGATGACCGGCTGATCCCGACGGTGCTGGCGGCCTGGGCGGCGGCCAATAAAGCGCAGGCCGGCGTCGATTACGCCAACGCCCAGCGCATGCCGACCATCTCGCTGGAGCCGACGGTCACCCACTACCTTAACGACAAGTACCCGAACAGCGCCACCATCGACCGCACCCAGTACTCCGCCAACCTGAGAGTGGAGATGCCGCTGTACCAGGGCGGCGGGCTGGACGCCACACGCAACGCCGCCCAGCATACGCTGGAAGCCGCCAACGCCCAGGTGCGCTCCGCCCGCCTGCAGGCGCGTCAGCAGCTGAGCGCGTCGCAGAATGAGGCGCTCAGCCTCAGCACCACCCTGGCGATCCAGGCACGCCAGCAGGCGCTGGGCCAGAAAACCCGCGAATTGTATCAGCAACAGTACCTGGAGTTAGGTACCCGTCAGCTGCTGGACGTGTTGAACGCCGAGCAGGAAATTTATCAGTCACGTTTTACCGAGCAGCAGACCATCGCCCAGTTGCGCACCCTGCAGCTGGACTGTCTGTACAGCACCGGCCATATTCGCAGTGCCTTTGCTCTGGATAACCAGACCATTCAGCAAGTGGAGATCCAGCCATGA
- a CDS encoding Ig-like domain-containing protein: protein MNNIAVTGKESGATNTINGETVTLNSPSVVKLNLERADIAATTRSGNDLIVTLHSGEKVVLQNFFVADAQGNISDLVIQDGQGALWWVEDPATGFHFTSIAGIEGLLGGEASSNYAAGLSFLGAGLLGGGAMALGLGGSNSDNNDTNNESDSDSDSDSDSDADSDSDADSDSDADSDSDSDSDSDSDSDSDSDSDSDSDSDSDSDSDSDSDSDSDSDSDSDSDSDSDSDSDSDSDSDSDSDSDSDSDSDSDSDSDSDSDSDSDSDSDSDSDSDSDSDSDSDADSDADADSDADADSDADSDSDSDSDSDADADSDADADADADADSDADADSDADADSDADADADADADADADADADADADADADADADADADADADADADADADADADADADADADADADADADADADADADADADADADADADADADADADADADADADADADADADADADADADADADADADADADADADADADADADADADADADADADADADADADADADADADADADADADADADADADADADADADADADADADADADADADADADADADADADADADADADADADADADADADADADADADADADADADADADADADADADADADADADADADADADADADADADADADADADADSDADADADADADADADADADADADADADADADADADADADADADADADADADADADADADADADADADADADADADADADADADADADADADADADADADADADADADADADADADADADADADADADADADADADADADADADADADADADADADADADADADADADADADADADADADADADADADADADADADADADADADADADADADADADADADADADADADADADADADADADADADADADADADADADADADADADADADADADADADADADADADADADADADADADADADADADADADADADADADADADADADADADADADADADADADADADADADADADADADADADADADADADADADADADADADADADADADADADADADADADADADADADADADADADADADADADADADADADADADADADADADADADADADADADADADADADADADADADADADADADADADADADADADADADADADADADADADADADADADADADADADADADADADADADADADADADADADADADADADADADADADADADADADADADADADADADADADADADADADADADADADADADADADADADADADADADADADADADADADADADADADADADADADADADADADADADADADADADADADADADADADADADADADADADADADADADADAPDAPTALIVAAGGLSLSGQGEPGTSVAVYSATGTLLGTGLVGDGGSFTVPLNAAQTNGQKLSVILTDSAGNPSVPGIATAPDTQTPNAPTNIAIDDAGAVVTGKGEPGTTARVTNAAGALLGSALVDTDGNFSVDLTPAQTNGQALSVTLNDGFNTSLATPINAPDTETPDAPQDLELTPDGVTLTGTGEPGTTVNVTGPTGNNLGTTVVDENGDFTVTLSPAQTNGEVISVTLSDATHTSAAETVKALDTTTPDALTNVALTPDGTVISGKGEAGNTVKVYDALGNVITTTTVLPNGSFSVTLPTAQTNAQQLTVTQTDPADHESASVTVTAQDLDTPDAPEITSLNPEGTILTGTGEPGTIVKVWNAAGANLVVGVVRVDADGNFTVTLSPAQVNGQVLSVTLTDDANHTSLPDTITALDTTTPDALTNVTLTPDGTTVSGNGEAGNTVKVYDALGNVITTTTVLPNGSFSVTLPTAQINGQQLTITQTDPALHESASVTVTAQDLVTPDAPEITSLNPEGTILTGTGEPGTTAKVYGPTGSLLGSILVGNDGNFTVTLSPAQTNGQVLSVTLTDGANHISPPASVTAEDTTAPLAATNLDVSDNGLVVTGRGEPLTTVRITSATGDLLGEGQVLANGSFTVAISPAQINGEVLTVNLIDAKDNESQDATVTADFPTTLDAATNLDVADGGLLVTGINSNLVPVNVTVRNAAGDIVGTGSALPGGPFTVILNAAQLNGEVLKVTLTDGVLSSPSATVTADDVTVPLAPTNLDVSDNGGFLTGRGEAGTTATVKNAAGTTLGTALVDVNGNFIVTLTPAQTNGELLSVTLTDNATPPHVSPVASVTADDTTVPLAPTNLDVSDNGGFLTGRGEAGTTATVKNAAGTTLGTALVNANGDFTVTLTPAQTNGELLSVTLTDNATPPHVSPVASVTADDTTVPLAPTNLDVSDNGGFLTGRGEAGTTATVKNAAGTTLGTALVNANGDFTVTLTPAQTNGELLSVTLTDNATPPHVSPVASVAADDTSTPLAPTNLDVSDNGLFLTGRGEAGTTITVKNVAGTILGTVVVDTDGNFTVPLSSAQLNGQVLSVTQTDSVGHISPVAAVTADDIITPTAPGNLSVADTGLTLSGTGEAGTTVTVKTAGGATIGTGTVAANGSFTVTLNPAQTTGATLSVTLTDGVGHVSQPGTVLGAINVIATNDLIELDFTSVAGNVTNTVHAPVVSTSLAGASLLGSINLSVLTSTNALMIDVADGSSKTVVLHGSTTGVAVAQTLALYVYELVGTQWVLNTGLSQANYIYTGLVGLSGTGANVTLNLDSGQYAVVLGRTGGIGVLPTNTITETSDISHLPVTTASTSIGNVLANDSSSVVGTVPAGTLVTTVNGTAVSSTGTTIAGLHGNLVIKSDGSYTYTLTPGVAASSVTGVEHFTYAITTPHNGTSTATLNITLHDGVSATSFSLLSTDTDSLDADSLVTASALQTTSASLTGEIHSVDTAIHTGTDAADQLSSTADNDTFTLGGGADTVVFHLLDAEDATGGNGVDTITDFTVGQDHIDVSELLEGWDGSADTIGNFVSVEHKDGNTVVSIDRDGTDGTQFSSTELVTLENATVTLEELLQQQNNTVS, encoded by the coding sequence ATGAACAACATAGCTGTAACCGGAAAGGAGAGCGGCGCGACCAACACCATCAATGGTGAAACGGTCACGCTGAACTCTCCCAGCGTTGTAAAGCTTAACCTGGAGCGAGCCGATATCGCGGCCACTACCCGCTCCGGGAATGATTTGATCGTAACGCTACATTCAGGCGAAAAAGTCGTACTGCAGAATTTCTTTGTCGCTGATGCCCAGGGCAATATCAGTGATTTAGTGATCCAGGATGGCCAGGGCGCACTCTGGTGGGTTGAAGATCCCGCGACCGGCTTCCACTTCACATCCATTGCCGGCATCGAAGGCCTGCTGGGTGGCGAAGCATCCAGCAACTATGCTGCCGGTCTGTCGTTCCTCGGTGCCGGCCTGCTGGGCGGCGGCGCCATGGCCCTCGGCCTTGGCGGATCGAATAGCGACAACAACGATACTAACAACGAAAGTGATTCCGACTCGGACTCCGACAGCGACTCCGATGCGGACAGTGACTCCGATGCGGACAGTGACTCCGATGCGGACAGTGACTCCGATTCCGACAGCGACTCCGATTCCGACAGTGACTCCGATTCCGACAGTGACTCAGACTCCGACAGCGATTCTGATTCCGACAGCGATTCTGATTCCGACAGTGACTCCGATTCCGACAGCGACTCAGACTCCGACAGCGACTCCGATTCCGACAGCGACTCAGACTCCGACAGCGACTCCGATTCCGACAGCGACTCAGACTCCGACAGCGATTCTGATTCCGACAGCGATTCTGATTCCGACAGCGATTCTGATTCCGACAGTGACTCCGATTCCGACAGCGACTCCGATTCCGACAGCGACTCAGACGCCGACAGCGACGCAGACGCCGACAGTGATGCTGACGCTGATAGCGATGCTGACTCAGATAGTGACTCTGATTCCGACAGCGATGCCGATGCTGACAGCGATGCCGACGCAGATGCGGATGCCGATGCTGACTCAGACGCTGATGCGGACTCCGATGCAGATGCTGACTCCGATGCGGACGCTGACGCCGATGCGGATGCGGATGCCGACGCGGATGCCGATGCCGATGCCGATGCCGATGCTGATGCCGATGCGGATGCCGATGCCGATGCCGATGCCGATGCCGACGCCGATGCGGATGCGGATGCCGATGCTGACGCCGATGCGGATGCCGATGCGGATGCTGACGCCGATGCGGACGCCGATGCTGACGCCGACGCCGATGCTGACGCCGATGCCGATGCCGACGCGGATGCCGATGCGGATGCTGACGCCGATGCCGATGCCGATGCCGATGCGGATGCTGACGCCGATGCCGATGCGGATGCGGACGCCGACGCCGATGCCGACGCGGATGCGGATGCCGACGCAGATGCCGACGCGGATGCGGATGCCGATGCGGATGCTGACGCCGATGCAGATGCCGACGCGGATGCCGATGCGGATGCTGACGCCGATGCCGATGCCGATGCCGATGCGGATGCTGACGCCGATGCCGATGCGGATGCGGACGCCGACGCCGATGCCGACGCGGATGCGGATGCCGACGCAGATGCCGACGCGGATGCGGATGCCGATGCGGATGCTGACGCCGATGCAGATGCAGATGCGGACGCGGATGCGGATGCTGACGCCGATGCGGACGCCGATGCGGATGCCGATGCCGATGCGGATGCTGACGCCGATGCCGACGCCGATGCCGACGCCGATGCGGATGCGGATGCGGATGCCGACGCCGACGCCGATGCGGATGCTGATGCGGACGCCGACGCCGACGCCGATGCGGATGCGGACGCCGACGCCGACGCCGACGCCGATGCGGATGCGGATGCCGATGCGGACGCCGATGCTGATGCCGATGCCGATGCCGATGCCGATGCGGATGCCGATGCGGACGCCGATGCGGATGCCGATGCGGATGCTGACTCCGATGCAGATGCAGATGCGGACGCGGATGCCGATGCGGACGCCGATGCCGATGCGGATGCTGATGCCGATGCGGATGCTGATGCCGATGCCGATGCCGATGCGGATGCCGATGCCGATGCCGATGCCGATGCCGATGCCGATGCGGATGCCGATGCTGATGCCGATGCGGATGCCGATGCCGATGCCGATGCCGACGCCGATGCGGATGCGGATGCCGATGCTGACGCCGATGCGGATGCCGATGCGGATGCTGACGCCGATGCGGATGCCGATGCGGACGCCGATGCGGACGCCGATGCAGACGCCGACGCCGATGCTGACGCCGATGCTGACGCCGACGCCGATGCCGATGCGGATGCTGACGCCGATGCCGATGCCGATGCCGATGCGGATGCTGACGCCGATGCCGATGCGGATGCGGACGCCGACGCCGATGCCGACGCGGATGCGGATGCCGACGCAGATGCCGACGCGGATGCGGATGCCGATGCCGATGCGGATGCTGACGCCGATGCAGATGCAGATGCGGACGCGGATGCCGATGCGGATGCCGATGCCGATGCGGATGCTGACGCCGATGCGGATGCCGATGCGGACGCCGACGCGGATGCCGATGCCGATGCGGATGCCGATGCCGATGCCGATGCCGATGCCGATGCCGATGCGGATGCCGATGCCGATGCCGATGCGGATGCGGATGCTGATGCCGATGCGGATGCCGATGCGGATGCCGATGCGGATGCCGATGCCGATGCCGACGCCGATGCGGATGCGGATGCCGATGCTGACGCCGATGCGGATGCCGATGCGGATGCTGACGCCGATGCGGATGCCGATGCGGACGCCGACGCGGATGCCGATGCCGATGCGGATGCCGATGCCGATGCGGATGCGGATGCGGATGCCGACGCCGATGCGGATGCTGATGCGGACGCCGACGCCGACGCCGACGCCGATGCCGATGCGGATGCGGATGCGGATGCGGATGCGGATGCCGATGCTGACGCCGATGCGGATGCCGATGCGGATGCTGACGCCGATGCGGATGCCGATGCGGACGCCGATGCGGACGCCGATGCGGATGCCGACGCCGATGCTGACGCCGATGCCGATGCCGACGCGGATGCCGATGCGGATGCTGACGCCGATGCCGATGCCGATGCGGATGCTGACGCCGATGCCGATGCGGATGCGGACGCCGACGCCGATGCCGACGCGGATGCGGATGCCGACGCAGATGCCGACGCGGATGCGGATGCCGATGCCGATGCAGATGCAGATGCGGACGCGGATGCGGATGCTGACGCCGATGCGGATGCCGACGCAGATGCCGATGCCGATGCGGACGCCGATGCTGACGCCGATGCCGATGCCGATGCCGATGCTGATGCCGATGCCGATGCCGATGCCGACGCCGATGCGGATGCCGATGCTGACGCCGATGCGGATGCCGATGCGGATGCCGATGCGGACGCCGATGCGGACGCCGACGCCGATGCTGACGCCGATGCCGATGCCGACGCGGATGCCGATGCCGACGCGGATGCCGATGCGGATGCTGACGCCGATGCCGATGCCGATGCGGATGCTGACGCCGATGCCGATGCCGATGCGGATGCTGACGCCGATGCCGATGCGGATGCGGACGCCGACGCCGATGCGGATGCCGACGCCGATGCGGATGCCGATGCGGATGCGGATGCGGATGCGGATGCCGATGCCGATGCAGACGCCGATGCGGACGCCGATGCCGATGCCGATGCCGATGCGGATGCCGATGCTGATGCTGACGCGGATGCCGATGCCGATGCGGACGCTGATGCTGATGCTGACGCGGATGCAGACGCCGACGCTGATGCGGACGCCGATGCGGACGCCGATGCGGACGCCGATGCCGATGCCGATGCCGATGCCGATGCCGATGCCGATGCGGATGCCGATGCTGACGCCGACGCCGACGCCGATGCCGATGCTGACGCCGATGCTGATGCTGACGCCGATGCCGACGCTGATGCGGATGCCGATGCGGATGCCGACGCCGATGCAGACGCTGATGCGGACGCCGATGCGGATGCCGATGCGGATGCGGATGCAGACGCCGATGCAGACGCCGACGCACCAGATGCACCAACGGCTCTGATCGTTGCTGCGGGCGGTCTGTCGCTGTCAGGTCAGGGCGAACCGGGTACCAGCGTCGCTGTTTACAGCGCAACAGGTACGCTGCTGGGCACCGGTCTGGTCGGTGACGGCGGAAGCTTCACCGTACCGTTGAATGCAGCACAGACCAATGGCCAGAAACTGTCAGTCATCCTGACGGACAGTGCAGGCAATCCATCTGTCCCAGGCATCGCTACTGCGCCAGATACTCAGACACCGAATGCACCAACCAATATTGCTATTGATGATGCCGGTGCTGTGGTAACAGGCAAAGGCGAACCAGGCACCACGGCACGGGTCACCAATGCCGCAGGCGCCCTGCTCGGATCTGCGCTGGTCGATACCGATGGTAACTTCTCCGTCGATCTGACACCTGCCCAGACTAACGGACAGGCGCTGTCGGTCACGCTGAACGATGGCTTTAACACCTCTCTGGCCACTCCGATCAATGCACCAGACACTGAAACACCGGATGCACCGCAGGATCTGGAGCTGACCCCTGACGGCGTCACCCTCACCGGTACCGGAGAACCTGGCACCACGGTTAACGTCACCGGCCCTACCGGTAACAACCTGGGTACCACGGTCGTCGATGAAAACGGTGACTTCACGGTCACGCTGAGCCCGGCGCAAACCAACGGTGAAGTGATTTCGGTCACCCTGAGCGATGCAACGCACACCTCTGCTGCGGAAACCGTCAAAGCGCTGGATACCACCACGCCAGATGCGCTGACCAACGTCGCACTGACGCCGGACGGAACCGTGATTAGCGGTAAAGGTGAAGCGGGTAACACCGTCAAGGTCTACGATGCGTTGGGTAACGTGATCACCACCACCACCGTTCTGCCGAACGGCAGCTTCTCCGTGACACTGCCAACGGCGCAGACGAATGCTCAGCAACTGACGGTCACCCAGACCGACCCGGCCGACCACGAGTCAGCCTCTGTGACTGTGACGGCGCAGGATCTTGACACACCTGATGCCCCTGAAATTACCTCACTCAATCCTGAAGGCACCATCCTGACGGGTACCGGTGAACCGGGCACCATTGTCAAAGTCTGGAATGCTGCGGGTGCTAACCTGGTGGTTGGCGTAGTGCGCGTTGATGCAGACGGTAACTTCACCGTCACGCTGAGCCCGGCGCAGGTCAACGGCCAGGTGCTGTCGGTTACGCTGACGGATGACGCAAACCATACCTCACTGCCGGATACCATCACGGCGCTTGACACCACCACGCCAGATGCACTGACCAACGTGACACTGACGCCGGATGGAACCACCGTCAGCGGCAATGGTGAAGCGGGTAACACCGTCAAGGTCTACGATGCGTTGGGTAACGTCATCACCACCACCACCGTTCTGCCGAACGGCAGCTTCTCCGTGACACTGCCAACCGCGCAGATCAACGGTCAGCAACTGACGATCACTCAGACCGACCCGGCTCTGCACGAGTCAGCCTCTGTGACGGTGACAGCGCAGGATCTGGTCACGCCGGATGCCCCGGAAATTACCTCACTCAACCCTGAAGGCACCATCCTGACGGGTACCGGTGAACCGGGCACCACCGCGAAAGTGTACGGACCGACAGGAAGTCTGCTGGGGTCCATCCTTGTCGGTAATGACGGTAACTTCACCGTCACGCTGTCGCCGGCGCAAACCAATGGCCAGGTACTGTCAGTAACGCTGACCGACGGGGCGAATCATATTTCACCTCCGGCCTCGGTGACGGCAGAAGACACCACTGCACCGTTAGCCGCCACCAATCTGGATGTTTCAGATAATGGTCTGGTTGTCACCGGTCGTGGTGAGCCATTGACCACCGTCAGGATCACCAGCGCCACCGGTGATCTGCTTGGCGAAGGTCAGGTACTGGCGAATGGCAGCTTCACGGTCGCTATCAGCCCGGCACAGATCAACGGCGAAGTGCTTACCGTTAACCTGATCGATGCCAAAGATAATGAGTCTCAGGATGCGACGGTAACTGCGGACTTCCCGACCACGCTCGATGCAGCAACGAACCTTGATGTTGCCGACGGCGGCCTGTTGGTCACTGGCATTAACTCTAATCTGGTCCCGGTAAATGTCACCGTGCGCAATGCCGCAGGCGATATTGTGGGTACCGGTTCGGCACTGCCAGGCGGGCCGTTCACCGTGATTCTGAATGCGGCACAGCTTAACGGCGAAGTCCTGAAAGTCACCCTTACGGACGGCGTGCTGAGCTCACCATCCGCGACGGTAACGGCTGACGATGTCACGGTTCCTCTTGCCCCAACCAACCTGGATGTCTCCGATAACGGTGGCTTCCTGACCGGTCGTGGCGAAGCGGGTACCACGGCGACCGTCAAAAATGCGGCGGGCACCACCCTCGGTACCGCGCTGGTCGATGTTAACGGTAACTTTATCGTGACCCTGACCCCGGCGCAGACCAACGGTGAACTGCTGTCGGTGACGCTTACCGATAACGCAACACCGCCGCACGTCTCACCGGTGGCGTCGGTTACCGCTGACGACACCACGGTCCCGCTGGCCCCAACCAACCTCGACGTCTCCGACAACGGCGGCTTCCTGACCGGTCGCGGCGAAGCGGGCACCACGGCGACCGTCAAAAATGCGGCGGGCACCACCCTCGGTACCGCGCTGGTCAATGCAAACGGTGACTTTACCGTGACCCTGACCCCGGCGCAGACCAACGGCGAACTGCTGTCAGTGACGCTGACCGATAACGCAACACCGCCGCACGTCTCACCGGTGGCGTCCGTTACCGCTGACGACACCACGGTCCCGCTGGCCCCAACCAACCTCGACGTCTCCGACAACGGCGGCTTCCTGACCGGTCGCGGCGAAGCGGGCACCACGGCGACCGTCAAAAATGCGGCGGGCACCACCCTCGGTACCGCGCTGGTCAATGCAAACGGTGACTTTACCGTGACCCTGACCCCGGCGCAGACCAACGGCGAACTGCTGTCAGTGACGCTGACCGATAACGCGACACCGCCGCATGTATCACCGGTGGCGTCTGTTGCCGCTGACGACACCAGCACCCCACTGGCACCGACCAATCTGGACGTTTCAGATAACGGTCTGTTCCTCACGGGTCGCGGTGAAGCAGGTACCACCATCACCGTTAAAAACGTTGCGGGCACCATTCTGGGCACCGTCGTGGTTGACACGGATGGTAACTTCACGGTGCCGCTGAGCTCAGCGCAGCTCAATGGTCAGGTTCTGTCGGTCACCCAGACCGATAGCGTGGGTCATATATCGCCAGTGGCGGCAGTCACCGCTGACGATATCATTACCCCAACCGCACCGGGCAACCTGAGCGTGGCGGACACCGGCCTGACCCTGAGCGGTACCGGTGAAGCGGGCACCACCGTGACGGTGAAAACCGCAGGCGGCGCAACGATCGGCACCGGTACCGTTGCGGCTAACGGCAGCTTCACGGTGACGCTGAACCCGGCGCAGACCACCGGAGCGACCCTGTCGGTCACCCTGACGGATGGCGTCGGTCATGTGTCACAGCCAGGCACCGTACTGGGGGCAATCAACGTCATTGCAACAAATGACCTGATTGAACTCGACTTTACCAGCGTCGCCGGTAACGTCACCAATACGGTACATGCGCCAGTTGTCAGTACGTCACTGGCCGGGGCTTCACTGTTAGGCAGCATCAACCTTAGCGTTCTGACGTCAACCAATGCGCTGATGATCGATGTGGCGGATGGCAGCTCGAAAACGGTGGTGCTGCACGGCTCTACCACTGGCGTTGCGGTAGCGCAGACACTGGCACTGTATGTGTATGAACTGGTCGGCACACAGTGGGTTCTCAACACTGGCCTGTCGCAGGCGAATTACATCTATACGGGGCTGGTTGGACTTAGCGGAACGGGGGCTAACGTCACGCTCAACCTGGACAGCGGGCAGTATGCGGTGGTGCTCGGTCGTACCGGCGGTATTGGTGTATTACCTACCAATACCATCACCGAGACGTCGGATATCAGCCATCTGCCGGTGACCACCGCGTCAACCTCCATCGGAAACGTGCTGGCCAACGACAGCAGCTCCGTCGTGGGCACCGTTCCTGCGGGCACCCTGGTGACCACGGTCAACGGTACTGCGGTCAGCAGCACTGGCACCACCATCGCCGGGCTGCACGGTAACCTGGTGATCAAGTCAGACGGTAGTTACACCTATACCCTGACGCCGGGCGTGGCGGCTTCGTCGGTAACCGGAGTTGAGCACTTCACGTATGCGATTACTACCCCACATAACGGAACCTCAACCGCGACGCTGAACATCACGCTGCATGACGGCGTCTCCGCCACCAGCTTCAGCCTGCTGTCAACTGACACAGACTCGCTGGATGCGGACAGCCTCGTGACCGCCAGCGCGCTGCAGACGACCTCTGCCTCGTTGACCGGTGAGATTCACAGTGTTGACACTGCGATCCACACCGGCACCGATGCAGCTGACCAGCTCAGCAGCACCGCTGACAACGACACCTTCACCCTCGGTGGCGGCGCGGATACCGTGGTGTTCCATCTGCTGGATGCAGAGGACGCCACGGGTGGCAACGGCGTGGATACCATTACCGACTTCACCGTCGGTCAGGACCACATCGATGTCTCCGAGCTGCTCGAAGGCTGGGATGGTTCAGCGGATACCATCGGTAACTTCGTCTCTGTGGAACACAAAGACGGCAACACCGTGGTCTCCATCGACCGTGACGGCACCGACGGCACCCAGTTCAGCTCTACCGAACTGGTCACGCTGGAGAATGCCACCGTTACCCTGGAAGAGTTGTTACAGCAGCAGAACAACACCGTGTCTTAA